The DNA window GGAGCCTCTGCGGGGTGGTTCACCAGCAGGCCCTCGTTGATCTCACGCAGCGAGATGGACAGCGGCTTCTCGTTCAGCTTGGTGTCCACCAGCGGGCCCACGTACTCGAAGAGGCCCTCGTGCAGCTGCGCGTAGTAGGCGTTGATCTGACGGGCACGCTTGGCGGCGAAGAGCACCAGGGCGTACTTGGAGGTGCTCTTCTCCATC is part of the Nesterenkonia lacusekhoensis genome and encodes:
- the rpoZ gene encoding DNA-directed RNA polymerase subunit omega, which codes for MTEQLEGIINPPIDSLMEKSTSKYALVLFAAKRARQINAYYAQLHEGLFEYVGPLVDTKLNEKPLSISLREINEGLLVNHPAEAPAS